A genomic segment from Vagococcus zengguangii encodes:
- a CDS encoding DsbA family oxidoreductase, which yields MSNLEIHIDFACPFSYLGGEKYLQFLEKNNQPLDNFRFRSFQLQPNDANTHPNYVENRLKSSNFNSKEEYIAFFNDGIGRAANELGLHYDVEHIISTNSINAHIGFQFAIEQGKQAEYFRAVMAGHWEHGKDYFDINYIESVLTDLGLDLELFHQNFEQYKQAVLADIHLAGKRGIHSVPTFYKDRVLLNGTGSDEIFKTF from the coding sequence ATGAGTAACTTAGAGATTCATATCGACTTTGCCTGCCCTTTTTCATACCTTGGTGGGGAAAAATACTTACAGTTTTTAGAAAAAAATAACCAACCACTTGATAACTTCCGTTTTAGAAGTTTCCAACTACAACCAAACGATGCCAATACTCATCCAAACTATGTTGAAAACCGTCTAAAAAGTTCAAATTTCAATTCCAAAGAAGAATATATTGCGTTCTTCAACGACGGAATTGGTCGTGCTGCCAATGAATTAGGCTTACATTATGACGTGGAACATATTATTTCAACTAATTCCATTAATGCTCATATTGGCTTCCAATTTGCGATTGAACAAGGCAAACAAGCTGAGTATTTCCGCGCGGTGATGGCAGGACACTGGGAACATGGCAAAGATTATTTTGACATCAACTATATCGAAAGTGTTTTAACTGACTTAGGTTTAGATCTTGAGTTATTCCATCAAAACTTTGAGCAATACAAACAAGCTGTCTTAGCAGATATTCATTTAGCTGGAAAACGTGGTATTCACTCAGTTCCAACTTTCTATAAAGACCGAGTATTGTTAAATGGTACAGGTAGTGACGAGATATTTAAAACATTTTAA
- a CDS encoding helix-turn-helix domain-containing protein, with the protein MIDKLLSKRDQEKYLIIKFIQQKGYNYITEEEVAETTGLSLKKIRNLTEQIKEDSKAIYGETNELHKALQIKNRTYHKSLEYNPYNYFKFYLSNTLACQWLIKMYLEEDIILESDAKGNRMTLSTIYRKWHTFQETMLSFNLKIVKTKQHLYRLDGDETTIRYIYYYIFMLLDYPVSISSECEKLIFEPFYKAPLSSREGELASVKIMLLITLNRAKNYPINPDNRHDFSIIQLIHSKDQFIEMFNTTSIKEQIPESDLNQELDFLYFFLNVENTYSYVTFDSETIGIFPFAENKYIQITNDIYVYIYEKFDIQLNTNQLFSFYLNCYFAIRKREVFNSIVDFKLSEAISRDYELFKKQIGDYQFEKHLSLKQLYIIIQPFLFQTKKQIKILVINRNGEAVIETIEQMIKKSADFEPLFVKRISQKPDVIVTDGQTFGAKDIPTVCLSQIPNKVEIFEFIQTIENLL; encoded by the coding sequence ATGATTGACAAATTGTTAAGTAAAAGAGATCAGGAAAAGTATTTAATAATTAAGTTTATACAACAAAAAGGATACAATTATATAACGGAGGAAGAAGTTGCTGAGACTACAGGGTTAAGTTTAAAAAAAATACGTAATTTGACAGAACAAATTAAGGAAGATAGCAAGGCGATATATGGTGAAACGAACGAGTTGCATAAAGCCCTCCAAATAAAGAATCGAACATATCATAAGTCTTTGGAATACAATCCGTATAATTATTTTAAGTTTTATTTGTCTAATACCTTAGCATGTCAATGGTTAATTAAGATGTATTTAGAGGAAGATATTATATTGGAATCTGATGCTAAAGGAAACAGAATGACTTTATCAACCATTTACAGGAAGTGGCACACGTTTCAAGAGACTATGTTATCTTTCAATTTGAAGATTGTCAAAACTAAACAACATCTTTATCGTTTAGATGGTGATGAAACCACAATTCGTTATATATATTACTATATTTTTATGTTATTAGATTACCCTGTTTCTATTAGTTCAGAATGTGAAAAATTGATTTTCGAGCCATTCTACAAAGCACCCTTATCTAGTAGAGAAGGAGAGCTTGCGTCGGTTAAAATAATGCTATTAATTACATTAAATCGAGCAAAAAACTATCCGATTAATCCAGATAATCGTCATGATTTTTCGATTATTCAGTTGATTCATAGTAAGGATCAATTTATTGAGATGTTTAATACTACTTCTATCAAGGAACAAATACCTGAGAGTGACTTGAATCAAGAATTAGATTTTTTATATTTCTTCTTGAATGTGGAAAATACTTATAGCTATGTTACTTTTGATAGTGAAACCATAGGCATCTTTCCTTTTGCTGAGAATAAATATATTCAAATTACGAATGATATATATGTATATATATATGAAAAATTTGATATTCAACTAAATACAAATCAACTCTTTTCTTTTTATTTAAATTGTTATTTTGCCATTAGAAAAAGAGAAGTGTTTAATAGTATCGTAGATTTTAAATTGAGTGAGGCAATTTCAAGGGATTATGAGCTATTTAAGAAACAAATAGGTGACTATCAATTTGAAAAACATCTTTCTTTAAAGCAACTTTATATCATCATACAGCCATTTCTGTTTCAGACTAAAAAGCAAATAAAAATATTGGTAATTAATCGTAATGGTGAAGCAGTTATAGAAACAATCGAACAAATGATTAAGAAATCAGCAGATTTTGAACCTCTTTTTGTTAAGAGAATATCTCAAAAACCAGATGTGATTGTTACTGATGGACAAACGTTTGGTGCAAAAGATATTCCAACAGTTTGTTTGTCTCAAATACCTAATAAAGTCGAAATTTTTGAATTTATTCAAACAATAGAAAACTTATTATAA